One window of the Anaeromyxobacter dehalogenans 2CP-C genome contains the following:
- a CDS encoding nitrite/sulfite reductase: MTATPPPAERDRPSFADDAEISDFLDTLGRFERGELDAEAWRAYRVARGAYGQRQDGVHMLRIKLPQGAVSGAQLRALAEVASRWSRGFGHVTTRQNFQLNYVRPADLEPAMRRLAEAGITTSGAGGNTVRNVLACPRAGVSPDEVFDVTPYAEAFTRHFLRHPLGDALPRKFKVAFEGCARDHVATAIQDLGFRARLRDRVRGFAVTVAGGTSSACTAGAPLVEFLPAADVLALGEAVIRVFHARGDRANRHRNRLKFLLRALGFEPFRALVLAELEQVRAEGSPALPFDPERPPVEVAPAAARPPAPAAADLAARVRGARLGGPGEPPPLRIVTEPAPGALAAFRATNVLPQRQAGYAIVAASLAQGDATAAQLEALAALAEAYGDGAARFTSGGHVLLRWVREEDVPALHARLAAAGLGRDGAGTAADVVACPGADVCRLAVTRTRALARLIEEAVRRAVPGAGAVPLPVAMSGCPNGCSQHHLAAIGLQGSARRLGGRAVPQYFVLLGGQVDAGGATFGRLAAKVPARRVADAVARLTSLYLAERHAGEDAGPFFARSLDRAKAVLAEYEHLRLEDTRPEDFVEPGTTEDFRPGADAGERAA; encoded by the coding sequence GAGGCCTGGCGCGCCTACCGCGTCGCCCGCGGCGCGTACGGACAGCGCCAGGACGGCGTCCACATGCTGCGCATCAAGCTGCCGCAGGGCGCGGTCTCCGGCGCGCAGCTCCGCGCCCTGGCCGAGGTCGCGAGCCGCTGGTCGCGCGGCTTCGGGCACGTCACCACCCGCCAGAACTTCCAGCTCAACTACGTGCGCCCCGCCGACCTCGAGCCGGCCATGCGGCGCCTCGCCGAGGCCGGCATCACGACCTCCGGCGCCGGCGGCAACACGGTGCGCAACGTGCTCGCCTGCCCGCGCGCCGGCGTCTCGCCGGACGAGGTCTTCGACGTGACCCCGTACGCGGAGGCGTTCACCCGCCACTTCCTGCGCCACCCCCTCGGCGACGCGCTGCCGCGCAAGTTCAAGGTGGCGTTCGAGGGCTGCGCCCGCGACCACGTCGCGACCGCCATCCAGGACCTCGGCTTCCGCGCCCGCCTGCGCGACCGTGTCCGCGGCTTCGCGGTGACCGTGGCCGGCGGGACCTCGTCGGCGTGCACCGCCGGCGCGCCGCTCGTGGAGTTCCTGCCCGCGGCGGACGTCCTCGCGCTGGGCGAGGCGGTGATCCGCGTGTTCCACGCGCGCGGCGACCGCGCGAACCGCCACCGCAACCGGCTCAAGTTCCTGCTCCGCGCGCTCGGCTTCGAGCCGTTCCGCGCGCTCGTGCTGGCGGAGCTGGAGCAGGTGCGGGCCGAGGGCTCCCCGGCGCTGCCGTTCGACCCCGAGCGGCCGCCGGTCGAGGTCGCGCCCGCCGCCGCGCGCCCGCCGGCGCCGGCCGCCGCCGACCTCGCCGCGCGCGTGCGCGGCGCCCGGCTCGGCGGGCCCGGCGAGCCGCCGCCGCTCCGGATCGTCACCGAGCCCGCCCCGGGTGCGCTCGCGGCGTTCCGGGCCACCAACGTGCTCCCGCAGCGGCAGGCCGGGTATGCGATCGTCGCCGCCTCGCTCGCGCAGGGCGACGCGACCGCGGCGCAGCTCGAGGCGCTCGCCGCGCTGGCCGAGGCGTATGGCGACGGCGCGGCGCGCTTCACCAGCGGCGGGCACGTGCTCCTCCGCTGGGTCCGCGAGGAGGACGTGCCGGCGCTGCACGCCCGGCTCGCCGCCGCCGGCCTGGGGCGCGACGGCGCCGGGACCGCGGCCGACGTGGTCGCGTGCCCGGGCGCCGACGTGTGCCGGCTCGCGGTGACGCGGACCCGCGCGCTCGCGCGGCTGATCGAGGAAGCGGTGCGGCGCGCGGTCCCCGGGGCCGGGGCGGTGCCGCTGCCCGTCGCGATGTCCGGCTGCCCGAACGGCTGCAGCCAGCACCACCTCGCCGCCATCGGCCTGCAGGGCAGCGCGCGCAGGCTGGGGGGCCGCGCGGTCCCGCAGTACTTCGTGCTGCTCGGCGGCCAGGTGGACGCGGGCGGGGCCACCTTCGGCCGGCTCGCCGCCAAGGTTCCGGCGCGGCGCGTCGCGGACGCGGTGGCGCGGCTGACGTCGCTCTACCTCGCCGAGCGCCACGCCGGCGAGGACGCCGGGCCGTTCTTCGCGCGGAGCCTGGATCGCGCGAAGGCCGTCCTCGCGGAGTACGAGCACCTGCGGCTCGAGGACACCCGGCCCGAGGACTTCGTCGAGCCCGGCACCACCGAGGACTTCCGCCCGGGGGCGGACGCCGGGGAGCGCGCCGCGTAG